The DNA region cctcaggctgcttccaggggcCAATTAGGCGTCGCTTCTGTTTTCTGAAAGAGAGAGGCTGAGGGGCTGCATCCAAGCACCCCCCGGGCATGAAGCTCACTCTGGCTGAAGGGCAAAACGGCGGGGAGCGGCGGCACTGTAGAGAGGCCACGCCTCCACCCCGGGCTCGCAACACTCGCCTGACCATGTTGCAGGCCGTGAGTGCCAGAGGGGAGTCTGACTGTAGGGACCTGTTGCAGGCACATCTAAGAGACTCGGCTGTGACGGGAAGCAATCACGCTGATCTCAGCCTCCGGTGCTGACTCATTACAGGATCATCTGATGGGGTGGGCTGATCAtactgtggggggaggggggttgtatCTGAATGGCCAAAGCTCTGCTCTTCCAATTCGGGCCTTCCTTGTACTGCAACTGAGGGGGCAAACCACAAAATGCAGCTCTGCCCAGGAAGAGAGGACAGGATGGTGGGAATTCGCTGTATTCCTAAACATAAGGTTCAGTTGCAAAACCAGGCCTCAGACTCCCGGGAGCTCTCAGCACccctccttcataaataaggagACCAAAAGCGGTTCAGACCTTCCCAGGCTCCCAATACCTCAGTTCATGGGTGTGAGTAGCTTAACCAAAGCTGCAAACACGTTTTATTGCTACAAATGAAATTATATTCAGCCATAACTGGTGTGACATATTCAGCCATCACTGGTGTGATGTTTTCATGGACACAGGGAGAGCCTCCAAGGTGTCAGAACAAAATCACTGCAAGGGGGGAGGAATGAAACATATGTGCTTCATGGGCTCAGCCATTAATTGCAGTGCATGTAACATTAGCAGGACAGCCTGCAACATTAGCTGAACTGGTTACTAGCTAAGCTACCCACTCCTGTTAATGTGACATGCTaactggctgaaacagcatttaaTATTAGCAGGCGTGGTTATATAGCTAAGAGGGTCCGTAATATAGGCAAGACTAGTTAGCTAAATTTTACAGCCTGTAAAATTAATAGGAGTGGTTAACTAGCTAAGGCATCCTGCACATTAACAGGAGACGTTATCTAAGACAACATATAACATTAGCATGAACATCAGTAGGCAACTATGCCCAGTTTGTCCACCAGCAAATATTAAATAATCTTCAGTGAAAGgactttatacacacacacacacacacacacacacacacacacacacacacacacacacacacacacacacacacacacacacacacttcattcGTTGAAGAATTCCAGCCAAAGGTTGTCTTCTCcctctttgtttaaatattagaaTAGGAAGCAAGTTAACCAGTTAAACCGGATGCAAACTGGTATCGGACTGAACAAATGCTGCAGCAAGCGGGGTGAGTTGAAGGGAACTGGACGGGTTGGCAAGGTCATGTGACACTGCACCATAAGCCAGCCTGCTGCCAGTGCAGATCACAGCACCAGGCCACACTTCAGGGCTGTGTTTGGAGGATGCCACGTGGGAATAGGACACTTGAAAGCCAGCACATGAACAAAGAGGGAATACTCAGCAACTCCAAGACCCTGTATAAATGCCCCAGATGATGGACTAGCTAATTTCCCTGTCTTGGTGTGATCACAGTTCCACACCTAGAAGAGCAGCAGTACCTGGCAAATGAGAACCCTTAAAAGGGCCACAGTGAGACAACTTGGAATCTGTGGCCCcgggaatgacattaactgagCAAAgcctaagagcctttttgttgGTTTTATGGTGGAGCAGTTAACCTTGGAGATGTACGGCTGGGCCGACTTGTTAAACAacagtatttttttccccaagtaaTCCAGTTCATCTTCTGCTCAGAAAGGCTATGAAAAAACATACAAGACTCGAAGAGCAAGTAAAAGTGGAGACGACTACCATTCTGAAAAGCATGAGGGTAAACAGGTTCTAAGTGAGCAACGTGGAAAAATGACCAGATGAGGTTTTGCTGGACTGGATCAGtaatttcagtctttagtagAGAGCCTGACTGGGGTGGGAAAGCTGGGTCATTCTCCAGTTGAGGGTCCCACTCAGTATGACTGGGTTCTGAACAGCCCTCCAGCACAATGAAAACAGAGTGTAAAAAAGCAGATCAACACATTTCTATGGtatgaagggggggggagggagggggaagaGATAAAAAAGATTTCAGCACTGCCCAAGCAGCACAGGCATCCGCAGATGATCCCCAAGCTGGGTGGCAATCTTCGAACTCTGACATTTCACTCGTGCTTTTCCTGGTATAGGGTTGAATGGAGGACAGCCAATCGTAAAATGAGCAAAATAATTCACAGAGATTCACTTTTTCCCCTTCCAGTCTGTCCTTAAATTGCTCCAACGGCAGTAAAAACCATGCAGGGAAACAAGACAGCAAGTGAAGAGAAGCACAGCAGGGTATCAGAGCATGGCTCATGCCATACATGCAGGGGGAAAGACTCATGCATATACAAATTTGTTTCTGGAATACCAAATCACACTGCCAATATATAAAGAATTCCGCTATCTCCAATAAAAAGCTTTATCTAAGTGAATTCAGCCCTAGAGCTATTGGAATGGAATGAAATTGTACTGCTTCAACTATTCAAGGGGTTGGTTTTTTGGAAAGGTATAACTAATCACTGACTATAAAACATTTCACTTTGCTGATCATTTCTCTCAAATTTCAAAGAATGCGAAATATTTTCTCCATTAATTAAGGATGTTAAGCCTCGTAAGTGGCAGAGACATGTACACTTACTAATAACATTTGTTCATTAAGCAAGAGTTTGCTTAAGAAAGCCATGTTTATCCAGACTGTAATTTTGCAATTATGCAACTTCTTAATAGACCTTAAATTACATTTCAAACAGATGGAatttccattaatttctatataAAGCAAGGCATATTTTCATATcaaatttattatttttgctgttcgcAAAGAACATGGTTGCAGACCTGGTTCTATCAGACACGCATCTTCATGGGTGCAATTCAACTGATAATGTCCTGTCCCATCATGGGCACTGCTTGTCCTATGTACCATAACAACCTCTGCAGATCAGCCTGGTCAGGACGGACTGCTCAGTTGCACACTTTGCCAATTGATCCCAGACAGCACCAAAAGCGGCCCAGTCATCGCGTGCTACCCCCTGAACTAGATGGAGAATCGACGAGGAGACACACCAGATGGTACAGCTGTGCAGTGAGGTCCTATGTAGCTTTGAAGCACTTGGGGTGCATATTGTGTCACGTGACAGTGGCCAGAGCCTTCTGCTGAGGACTAGGAAACAAAGTCAGCATACTTCAAATCGGCATGATGTTCTATAAAAGTGCAGCAGTATATGCCTGAAAGAGAACAAAAGGTAGTAGAGTGATAACTGATACAGCAAACATTAGGGCTGTATCATTTAGGAAAAGTCAGTCTCCAGCACAATTGAGGAATGGCGTCCTGGGATGGCTTATGACATCTTACGTCGTAAGGGCCCTTAAGACAGCCTGTTTCTGAGAGGGTAAGCCATCAATCCATAAGAAAACCCAAGTTCTTCCACATTCACTGTCACGCTGTTAGTTCTGTTCTTCCTGCAGATGGATGTTGAAGGCAAATCCATTTAAAAGTACCCTCAAAAGTACACTAGGCCTTCAGGAGGCCCATACTGGACCTATAGCATCAGATCCCACAATAAATCAGTTTTGGGCTAAGCTTGCCTTCTTTGAAAAGAGTCAGCATAGCTTACCAAAAGACAATCGTGGAAAGATTTTACCCATCTAGAAACTCAACGGACACACATAAGTCAAAGTGTGGATGGGAAGTTATTCTGGGGACAGGGTGTCCTTGAAGGCACGTGATGATTTTCCTACAATATTTCACAATCAAACAAGCTCTCAAGTTATTCTGTAATCAGTCAGATATTTCACACACATAATGATGCAAAGACATGATAGCACAAAGAAGTCTCTGCCTTAGGACTTAAGATTTGTTCATGATTCTACCCGACCCCAAAAAAGAGCGTGGTTGATAAGAGATCACATACTCAAACACAAACTTCTGCAAAACCTTAAGAGATGAGTGTCAAATGGAAGATAAACTGAAGTACCTCCTCTCTAATTTGTACCACACCCTCTAAGATTCTGTTAGGGAGTACTTCACGGCACCTGTTCAGCATATCTATTTCCAAGGACAGCATGTGCAAGGGTCTGACCAAAGCCTTAGCCTTATGCAGCGCTGACGTTAGCTTCAGACAGCTTAACTACCGAACAAAGACTCCAGGCAAATGTTCTTAGCCTGCTAGAAGGTGGGCAGACCTCTGAAGGTTCCTCACCTTTATATACAACTTCAACACTCAACTTTGGCACAAATCCTCTTCAAATACTGTTTTGTATAGTACTATGGTCAAGGGCATTGTTTTAGTTCCAGACCGTCCTGTTCTCATTCAAAGTATCCAGTGGACTGTCTGCTCAGCTTTAAGAGACCAGAACACGTTTACTATAAAGGTCCACCAAGTTGGAAGAATTACACACAGAAGAATTGAGTTTAGTGTTAGGTGTGAAACCACTTAAAAGCAAATGTTGTGCAACCACACTGCCTGTTGGTGTTACTGTTAACATCTTAGGACCACAAGACTGAGCTAACCACTGTCACAGAACTAAATGAGCTACATCTCAATCTTAATAGGCCTCTTATGGATAGTTACAGGTAAAAATAACCAAAGCAGACATCCTGCATACACGTTAAGACCGGCTTTGTCAACCATGGATATGACGAGGCAGAAACTCAGCGCTGAAGAGACACAAGATATTATGGCTATAACGAGACTATTTTTCTTTAATCCAAAAACTGAAAACAACTGAGAATAATATACTGCTTCAATTTGTTTCCGTAGCAAAAACAATTACTCGACTCGTAAAACTGAGCCGGTAGGGGCAGCAACCATGGAAGATGTGCAAAGAAAAAGCACTGGcaaacacactcacaaacatacacatacTACAAAATGAAATCCTGGTACAACGCCTCAGAAAGAAGCAGGATCAGGGAAGTCGTGCTCTGGTCACAGAGATGGTGTTCAATTTATCAAATCCAGAGCTGGTCGGGGTACTCTGCGACTCCCAGCAAGAAATCCAAACTGCCAAACGCAGTCTACATCATACCGGACCCGACCTACGTCAAACGGCCATatgtaaatacacacacacatacatacattacattcttatatatttatttaagcaaTTGTGGGCCAGAGGTCTTGCAGGAACATAATTACAGCTCTACCAAGCAACTAATAATGCTATCTGAACTATTTAATTCCTTAAATTTACTGCTATGTTGGAAAAACGTTGTGTCAACTGGCAGAAAAGTGCATTAAAGTGAAGCAAAGTGCCGGTGTGCACCGTGTGACCGTCGACTGTCTACGCAGCAACCCGTCAGTCTTCACCACCAGCGACGGCGGCCGGGGCAGCTCCGTGCATCCCGACCCTTGCCTTGCTATTACAcggccacccacacacaccggGGCGCACAAACGCACATTTAACAGCGGCCATCCCCGCCTCAGTCCGACGCGGTCCGGATAAATAAAACACGTCTAGAGGTTCATACTGCCAGCTAGCCTGCTAGCCTCCGAGGCTAACAAGGAGAAAAGGCTCCCGGAATGACTAGGAACTAAACGCGAGTTTACCTACCTCCGGTGCCCCCCATAGCAAAGCACGGCCCAGCAGGGTGAACGTAGCCAagtttttataattttaattttatttctgtgTATAAGCGGAGGTCCCCGTTGCTGTGAAAACCTCCTCCTCCAAGCAGGGCCGAGGAAGAGGGGAGCAGCGGGCTGCGCTACGAAGAAGGAGCCGCAGACACAGAAAAAGAAGCCTTTTCTGGATCCTTCTCCCCTTTAATATCTGACTTTCTCCGCGGATATCCCCATTTTCCCCGTCCCCTTCAAGCTCCTCTGGAAGTAAGGGCGGCGACGCGGCAGTTCCGAGCAGGTTAAAATTCGGTTTCGGTCCctttaaaagtaaaaataaaacgcTTCCCCCATCAGCTGCTGCCGCCGATGCTTCTCTGGGCTTGTTGGGATAGACAGATGGGAGCTTCTCATCGCGCATGCGTGGGACTTGGGGTGGGGGTCGAGGGGGAGAGTCTGGAGGACTTAGGGCCTTCCCGGCGTGCAAAGTTGGTAGAAATTGATTTGAGACGCGAAGAAGTAGTTAAGGAAGTGACGTGTGTTTAGGGTTATGAGTTCATATGCGGACAGAAGTGATTGTTGCTGTACCCGCCAATATATGGAAAGGGGAATATTGTTTTTTGTTATTGGAAGAAATTCCAGCGTCATTGGCTTTTTAAAGTAAAGATTTGGCGTAAAATCAGGTAAAACCATGCTGCGAATATGGATCACGTACGTCTTTATCGTCTCTTTGTATTTTCTGGATGCCACGAGATGAGATGGAGACATCAAGTTACATTCCACAGCACTTGTGATTCGCTGCACTGTCCATGCTTTTTGCACAGATCGTCAAACTATGATTTTGCTTTTAAATTTGTGTTTATTTCTGAAGCTTAACTTGCTGGCATGAGTAAGCGGAAGACGATGGACACTCAGTGGACTGCAGGAGAATGCGTTTCGCAGGTCCTTGTATATTAATGTAAAATGTTGTTTtttgtacatatttatattcGCGCATACTTATTCAGTTGACAACAGACGGTAAAGTCTGCTCCGTGTTACCGATGTGCATTGTTATATATATTGCTGGCTCTGTTTGGACAGGCTCAGAAAATACTAAGGGAGAGATACTGCTACCAGCGGGTTCCATCGTCTCCGGTGGGGATCGAGTCGCAGCGCAAGTACATATCCATTCTCTTTACTCCGCTGAAGCAGAATTGACCTCGATTTAAATGCTTGAGTAAAATTAATACACTAAAATTGATCTATAACGGCTTGGATTTGCAAATATGACTGTTTTGGACCCGGAATATTTATATCTATGCTTCCGCAATAGAAGCGGAGGGGGATACCGTGAGAGGTGTACTAGTTAAGAACCTAGACTAGTAACTTAAAGGATGTTACCGTTGGGAAGATAATACCTCTGacacagtggtgtgtggggCTGCTGTTTCAGAAACCTGTTGGAGCTGCTGAGGAGGACAGCCATTCATGGGGAGAGTAATTCTGTGCTCATCGTGGGACCCAGAGGGTCTGGGAAGACGATGGTATGAATGTGTGGGCCTTCTCTGAACTCCACACCTTCCAGCTTACTTTTAGGACCTTAATTTAGGAAATTCACAGTTCATGATCCTCTCTTTGGCAAGGAAAATGGTATTATTTCTTGATGGATTTTTAAAActgtttaattatatatttaatatgttGATATTTGTGGTTCAAATGCAAGGCATACACCAATGCAATGTGTGCCACTATATATTGGATATAATAATGACAAAATACTGATGCCTTTTTCAGCTTCTCAAGTCGGTCCTCAAGGAGCTTTTTGAAGTCAGAGAGGTCCAGAGCAATGTGCTCTTGGTTCACCTGAACGGTAAGTGCAAATGGAATGTGTGTCattcggggtgggggtgggtataGTCTGTGTATATCTGAAGCAGCTGCTCCTTCCCATTCCAGGTCTGCTACAGACTGATGATAAAATCGCTCTCAAAGAAATCACCCGTCAACTCCAGCTGGAAAATGTTGTTGGGGACAAAGTGTTTGTAAGGGTCTTATGATTTGCTTATTTCAACACAGTACTTTTGTTTGACACCCCCACACCTCAACTTTCTGTGGTCATTGTGGATaagtgactctctctctctctctctgtgtgtgtgtgtgtgtgtgtgtgtgtgtgcgaatatatatatatatatatatatatatatatatatatatatatatatatatatatatataatttttttttttttttgcatcttcTGGAATGTGGCTTTGCTTTTGAAACCTCCCATGAATGTAATGGCAGAGCTTATCTGTTTCAGGGCAGTTTTGCTGAGAATCTCACCTTTCTTCTGGAAGCTTTAAAGAAAGGTAAATATGTTAGCATTGGTTCAGGTGCTACAGTTTTGAACACCCCCTCCCTAAtaacacacactctctcacacacacactcactccctccctccctccctccctccctccaggcAATCGCAGCTCCAGTCGACCGGTGATCTTCACGCTGGATGAATTTGACCTCTTCGTCCACCACAAGAACCAGACACTGCTTTACAATCTCTTGGATATCTCTCAGTCGGCGCAGACGCCAGTGGCTGTGGTTGGCCTCACCTGCCGTCTGGTTGGTCCCCACTCGATCTTCTGGATATAGCAGTTAGGTCCCAGGCTCTCAGGTTTTGATTGGGTGGCTAGTATATGACACATTTCAGTTCAAAAAGCCGTGGAcaattaaaaaattttttttttttgattcagTAGAAGAAATGCAGCTTTATCCAGTTAAAACTGGATTAAGCCTGACACCTTGTGGTGTGAACTTTCATTCTCACACTGCAAGGAGTGAATTTGCATCATGTTTGCTGTTTATTTAGGGTAAACATTCGGGGGAAGTTAATTGCATTTGGACACAAGTGGCCCACTTTATATCTCTGAAGGAACATTTTGGAACACTGACACCATTCTGCTGCCTGTGTACACCACAAATGGAAGCCATGTTGGTTCTAAGAACTTTGGTTATATCGCTAAAAAATGCACTGAAAACTGCTGGACCTGACAGACATACAAATGCTGCTCCATAAGTAAAACTCCATAGTACCGCTCTGGTTACTAGGATATCCTGCTTTCCCAAGAGGCCTTAATCAGCTGAACATGTGATGGATCTGCTGGGTGCGGGATAGCGGAGGAGTTCCATGCTCACTGCAGCTGgctctctgtctctgcctgcCAGGATGTCCTAGAGCTGCTGGAGAAGAGGGTCAAGTCGCGCTTCTCCCACCGGCAGATCCATCTGCTTAACCCCATGGATTTCCAGCAATACATTGAGGCCACACAGGAGCATCTGGCTCTGCCCCAGGACTTCCCTGACGAGTGTTTCGCCCAGGAATGGAACAGCAGTATCATGGTGGTACTCGGATGGCGCATTTACACTGAATGTTACTGCAAAGATGAGGCAATAGTAGTACATTGCACattttgatggatttttcttACCTCTTGGTCTCCGCAGACATTGTGTGAGGACAGTTCAGTGAAGGACGTGTTACGGAAGCATTTCAACACCAGCAAAGACTTCAGATCACTGCACATGCTGCTGGTGAGGTTTTCGGCAGGGTGATCAGTGCCATTGGGAACATGATGATTTGTTGGTGTTAGGACTCTAGGCCCACTCAGATCTTATCTCACTCCTTGGGTGGTGTTCTCAGGGGTTGCCATCTCATGAAAGCCGCTTAACACACTGCTGTGTTTTGCAGTTGATGGCCTTGAGTCGTGTGACCCCAACAAACCCAACCATCAAGCCAGGAGACATCCAGGAGGCCAGCCGACTCTGCACCATGGATGCCAAGGCCAACATCTTGCATGGTAAAAATGGCCGCCTGGATGGTCTTGACTGGTGACACTCCTGTTACAAATGCTGGGCAGTGACAGCCCGGGCCTTTGGGGACATTGTAGATCTCCCTTCCAGTAATGTGTCTCCATGAAGTTTCAGTGTCAGTATCCATATCTAAAGTACCTCAGAGAATCGAAGATGTTGAGTCTTGTTTTGACTTCTTCCTCTTGCCCATCTGTAAAGTGGGCCAACCCTTGTTggccagagttgggtaattcaggtccaaagaataaaagtccagactgggactttgtttcaaccaactagttgagtgctctgtgactgtcactctatgctcaactggttggttgaaattaaatcttggtctggacttttgctctctggatctgaattacccaactttgTGGGTGCTTATGGTCTCAACCCAACCTCTCTGCTCCCATTTCCAGGTCTTTCCATTCTTGAG from Brienomyrus brachyistius isolate T26 chromosome 1, BBRACH_0.4, whole genome shotgun sequence includes:
- the orc4 gene encoding origin recognition complex subunit 4 isoform X3 yields the protein MLLKSVLKELFEVREVQSNVLLVHLNGLLQTDDKIALKEITRQLQLENVVGDKVFGSFAENLTFLLEALKKGNRSSSRPVIFTLDEFDLFVHHKNQTLLYNLLDISQSAQTPVAVVGLTCRLDVLELLEKRVKSRFSHRQIHLLNPMDFQQYIEATQEHLALPQDFPDECFAQEWNSSIMVTLCEDSSVKDVLRKHFNTSKDFRSLHMLLLMALSRVTPTNPTIKPGDIQEASRLCTMDAKANILHGLSILELCLIIAMKHLSELYDGEPFNFQMVHNEFKKFIQRKSHSIHNFETPVVLKAFEHLQQLELINPMDGPSAKIQKEYQLVKLMLDHNQIMEALQKYPQCPTDVKQWATSAFG
- the orc4 gene encoding origin recognition complex subunit 4 isoform X1 — encoded protein: MSKRKTMDTQWTAGECVSQAQKILRERYCYQRVPSSPVGIESQRKNLLELLRRTAIHGESNSVLIVGPRGSGKTMLLKSVLKELFEVREVQSNVLLVHLNGLLQTDDKIALKEITRQLQLENVVGDKVFGSFAENLTFLLEALKKGNRSSSRPVIFTLDEFDLFVHHKNQTLLYNLLDISQSAQTPVAVVGLTCRLDVLELLEKRVKSRFSHRQIHLLNPMDFQQYIEATQEHLALPQDFPDECFAQEWNSSIMVTLCEDSSVKDVLRKHFNTSKDFRSLHMLLLMALSRVTPTNPTIKPGDIQEASRLCTMDAKANILHGLSILELCLIIAMKHLSELYDGEPFNFQMVHNEFKKFIQRKSHSIHNFETPVVLKAFEHLQQLELINPMDGPSAKIQKEYQLVKLMLDHNQIMEALQKYPQCPTDVKQWATSAFG
- the orc4 gene encoding origin recognition complex subunit 4 isoform X2 — translated: MSKRKTMDTQWTAGECVSQAQKILRERYCYQRVPSSPVGIESQRKNLLELLRRTAIHGESNSVLIVGPRGSGKTMLLKSVLKELFEVREVQSNVLLVHLNGLLQTDDKIALKEITRQLQLENVVGDKVFGSFAENLTFLLEALKKGNRSSSRPVIFTLDEFDLFVHHKNQTLLYNLLDISQSAQTPVAVVGLTCRLDVLELLEKRVKSRFSHRQIHLLNPMDFQQYIEATQEHLALPQDFPDECFAQEWNSSIMTLCEDSSVKDVLRKHFNTSKDFRSLHMLLLMALSRVTPTNPTIKPGDIQEASRLCTMDAKANILHGLSILELCLIIAMKHLSELYDGEPFNFQMVHNEFKKFIQRKSHSIHNFETPVVLKAFEHLQQLELINPMDGPSAKIQKEYQLVKLMLDHNQIMEALQKYPQCPTDVKQWATSAFG